The following are from one region of the Oncorhynchus nerka isolate Pitt River linkage group LG8, Oner_Uvic_2.0, whole genome shotgun sequence genome:
- the LOC115133821 gene encoding inositol 1,4,5-triphosphate receptor associated 2-like isoform X6 — protein sequence MDLGVTHRQRHNPVDSICRKLQTIQRHDREVNPSSSFQIPKFTSSSYDSSQSGLHRNLEVIMKKREREGLLTPKGSPQLPRSSHCPNPTMNPPTPVNSTFTITSNPGEWRGVGVGLGGQGRGWQRICSTPAVQTGDTGFSFSHGPQFTQPEEGTGSDGSERHRTQSLSQTHTPAHSLLSYNLNFCSSDATANLLQSELPYPALVVKRLSMGDGAMSPENQKEMAEVSLICEEDLLDTIFHACDTQRRGKVYVSCIVDYLRHTTSRGSEDSGLEDLCNMLDPEHKDVSIDLDTYHAIMKEWIDDCRKNEDDTPEDLTQESVRLRDNLSAKRSVLLNMTSGSLEAFGGEVSRADLETSDLVFCVSDLQFSNQKLQQEVRKLKQSVETMEEHNQKLAEENEELKSQARLGQQLAQKEKMLKDEVEEMKISLNYTEEGRARASAQCKHMERENQSLIAKISCLQDENIKVTMEMDDLQKRMIELCDLNAELQVQNHSFDAVVSEKESLILQKCRQIEELKGAVVEYSSVTELLRADKTKLERQMHMMQPDLAVAGLSLSVAYRLNQSTSGSLQTELALAQTPPEGAECVSPLSFASALDETLDREVLLLLQGPTPDQMSLEFKSLVNKLKRDFKDEGLSVLSTLRGLIHHYGGPGASNDPRLQAVQSELDQRRSEWGLSLEQLDQYTDSLEKELIKMASNIRRSRTEILHLSVRVQEQENQKQQLRDELDQLNTPGDSREASCQTPDEDPQAGEDLDWDEEFVLQDFLKNEGVETYRDFKSQETGPTDGRTDEDRLTERGDQPGEGEEEEVGERWTVVGGEGQEGGLRGISLLSPLSEKSEPDQAEGEDLRETTASTDSDQWVNSLSPQGAKLPECFGPEDTHQQAVDTEEHPLPPSHSSLLDTMSPDTIVPLLQDTPQPGSPEHDRTVTAGNSPPPRLAEMVSPSCTYPVMDETILLTGSPQQTDGSERGKAGEDNITSTNMSDAQKLTQDELAERVLAEDSTSLLPVLEEEEEGIQESVVQVPTVEVDLAGTVNLAEDVGSQTMDGLNVAPTDPSQGPRDATTPDPSGAKIDSLGLRCKFKKELELSHSMDVIQEGKVQEDLSETSVTTEKNVETSVSENSTVGDRSSLSPNDKEIEVVTEFQRLSLGFKCDLFTLEKRLRLEERSRDLAEENVRREVSSCQGLLQALAPLCEDDNQSMEIIQRLQKNLDVLIQSMTRVSSRSEMLGAIHQESRTGKAVEIMVQHVENLRRMYTKEHAELTELRENMLQNERSFGSHSGGTHSDDFRGKKQSGSTYYKASARRVSIAAIPRSGGGGGPMHFDTPNKAQDTTETEAERLTRRSPCPILTEQAAAAPGSGYSSQPASAASGSRGLWLWLALVVVLAGLLALLASLVLQPAVDAAPVGTGDSWVTIQQLLWPYTGLRHNGQPPV from the exons ATGGACCTTGGAGTGACCCATCGTCAACGCCACAACCCTGTTGACAGCATCTGTCGTAAGCTGCAGACCATCCAGCGGCACGACCGTGAGGTTAACCCCTCCTCGTCCTTCCAGATCCCAAAATTCACTTCCAGCAGTTACGACAGCTCCCAGTCCGGCTTGCACCGCAACCTGGAAGTTATCATGAAGAAGCGCGAGAGGGAGGGGCTGTTAACCCCCAAGGGTTCACCCCAGCTTCCCAGGAGCTCCCACTGTCCCAACCCCACCATGAACCCCCCAACCCCAGTCAATTCTACTTTCACAATCACCAGTAATCCCGGGGAGTGGaggggggtaggggtagggttaggaggGCAAGGGAGAGGATGGCAGAGGATCTGCTCCACCCCAGCTGTCCAGACTGGAGACACAGGTTTTAGCTTCTCTCATGGTCCCCAGTTTACTcagcctgaggaggggacagggtcTGACGGCAGTGAGAGGCACAGGACCCAATCTCTGTCCCAAACTCACACACCTGCACATAGCCTGCTGTCCTATAACCTCAACTTCTGCTCTTCGGACGCCACTGCCAACCTGCTGCAGAGTGAGCTGCCTTACCCAGCCCTGGTTGTCAAGAGACTGTCCATGGGAGATG gagccaTGTCCCCTGAGAACCAAAAGGAGATGGCTGAGGTCAGTCTGATCTGCGAAGAGGATTTACTAGACACCATTTTCCACGCTTGTGACACCCAGCGCAGAG GTAAGGTGTACGTGTCTTGTATCGTGGACTACCTGCGCCACACCACCAGCCGTGGTTCTGAGGACAGTGGGCTGGAGGACCTGTGTAATATGCTGGACCCGGAGCACAAAGATGTCTCCATAGACCTGGACACCTACCACGCCATCATGAAGGAGTGGATAGATGACTGCAGAAAGAATGA GGACGACACACCAGAGGACCTGACTCAAGAGTCTGTCAGACTCCGAGACAACCTGTCAG CTAAGAGGTCTGTCCTGCTGAACATGACCTCAGGCAGTCTGGAGGCATTCGGAGGGGAGGTGTCACGAGCAGATCT TGAGACGTCAGACCTGGTGTTCTGTGTGTCCGACCTGCAGTTCAGTAACCAGAAGCTTCAGCAGGAGGTGAGGAAGCTGAAGCAGAGCGTGGAGACCATGGAGGAACATAACCAGAAACTAGCAGAGGAGAACGAGGAGCTCAAGTCACAGGCCAGACT AGGCCAGCAGCTGGCCCAGAAGGAAAAGATGTTGAAggatgaggtggaggagatgAAGATCAGTCTGAACTATACAGAGGAGGGCAGAGCCAGGGCCTCGGCTCAGTGCAAACATatg gagagagagaaccagagtctGATTGCAAAGATAAGCTGTCTTCAGGATGAG AACATCAAGGTCACCATGGAGATGGATGACCTCCAGAAGAGGATGATTGAACTGTGTGACCTAAACGCTGAGCTGCAG GTCCAAAACCATTCCTTCGATGCGGTCGTGAGTGAAAAGGAATCCCTCATACTCCAG AAGTGCAGACAGATTGAGGAGCTGAAGGGTGCCGTGGTGGAGTACTCGTCGGTCACAGAG CTGTTGAGAGCAGACAAAACCAAGCTGGAGAGACAGATGCACATGATGCAGCCAGACTTGGCAGT TGCAGGTCTCTCCCTGTCGGTGGCGTACAGGTTGAACCAGAGCACTTCAGGATCCCTGCAGACAGAACTGGCCCTTGCTCAAACACCTCCGGAG GGTGCGGAGTGTGTGTCGCCGCTGAGCTTTGCATCTGCGCTAGATGAGACTCTGGACAGGGAGGTGTTACTGCTCCTGCAGGGCCCCACACCTGACCAGATGTCCCTGGAGTTCAAGAGCCTCGTCAACAAACTG AAGAGAGATTTTAAGGACGAGGGCCTCTCCGTCTTGTCAACACTCAGAGGACTCATACACCACTATGGAGGACCAGGGGCTAGTAACGACCCCAGACTGCAG GCGGTGCAGTCTGAGCTGGATCAGAGGAGGTCGGAGTGGGGCCTCAGCCTGGAGCAGTTGGACCAGTACACCGACTCCCTGGAGAAAGAACTGATCAAGATGGCCAGCAACATAAGGAGGTCCCGcactgagatactacacctgtcAGTCAG GGTTCAGGAGCAGGAGAATCAGAAGCAGCAGCTGCGTGACGAGTTGGACCAGCTAAATACCCCGGGGGACAGCAGGGAGGCCAGCTGCCAGACCCCCGACGAAGACCCAcag GCTGGGGAGGACCTGGACTGGGACGAGGAGTTTGTCCTCCAAGACTTCCTGAAGAACGAGGGGGTGGAGACGTACAGGGACTTCAAGAGTCAGGAGACTGGCCCGACTGACGGGAGGACGGACGAGGACAGACTGACGGAGAGAGGGGATCAgcctggagagggggaggaggaggaggtgggggagaggtggaccgtggtggggggagagggacaggagggggGACTGAGGGggatctcccttctctctcctctctcggaaAAAAGTGAACCCGACCAGGCGGAGGGAGAGGATCTGAGAG AAACCACAGCGTCAACAGACAGTGACCAGTGGGTGAACAGTCTATCCCCACAG GGTGCCAAACTACCAGAATGCTTTGGGCCTGAGGACACCCACCAGCAGGCTGTTGACACCGAGGAgcatccactccctccctcccactcttctCTATTGG ATACAATGAGCCCTGACACCATAGTGCCTCTTCTTCAAGACACACCTCAGCCTGGCTCACCAGAACATGACAGGACTGTCACTGCTGGGAACAGTCCACCCCCCAGGCTGGCTGAGATGGTATCTCCCAGCTGCACTTACCCTGTGATGGATGAGACCATTTTACTGACTGGAAG CCCCCAGCAGACAGATGGCAGTGAAAGAGGAAAAGCAGGAGAGGACAACATCACCTCAACCAATATGAGTGACGCGCAG aAGCTAACCCAGGACGAGCTGGCTGAGAGAGTGTTAGCAGAGGAcag cacCAGCCTGTTACCAgtactagaggaggaggaggagggcataCAGGAGTCAGTGGTGCAGGTGCCGACAGTGGAGGTGGACTTGGCAG GGACAGTCAATCTGGCAGAGGACGTAGGCTCTCAGACTATGGATGGACTGAATGTTGCACCCACTGACCCATCACAGGGTCCAAGGGATGCTACGACGCCTGACCCCTCAGGAGCCAAAATTGACTCCCTGGGTCTCAGGTGCAAGTTCAAGAAGGAACTG GAGCTGTCTCACAGTATGGATGTCATCCAGGAAGGGAAGGTACAAGAGGACCTGAGTGAAACCAGTGTTACCACAGAGAAGAACG TCGAAACCTCTGTTTCTGAGAACTCAACCGTAGGTGACAGAAGCAG CCTGTCCCCTAACGACAAGGAGATTGAGGTAGTG ACGGAGTTCCAGCGCCTGTCCCTGGGCTTTAAGTGTGACCTGTTCACCCTGGAgaagaggctgaggctggaggagAGGTCACGGGACCTGGCCGAGGAGAACGTCCGGAGGGAGGTGTCCAGTTGCCAGGGACTACTACAG GCCCTGGCCCCTCTGTGTGAGGATGATAACCAGTCTATGGAGATCATCCAGAGACTTCAGAAGAACCTGGACGTCCTCATCCAGTCCATGACCAGAGTGTCCAGTCGCTCCGAGATGCTGGGCGCCATACACCAG gagTCTCGTACAGGCAAGGCAGTAGAGATAATGGTCCAGCATGTAGAGAATCTGAGGAGGATGTACACTAAGGAACACGCTGAGCTCACTGAGCTGAGGGAGAACATGCTGCAGAACGAGAGGTCCTTCGGCTCCCACTCTGGAGGAACACACTCCg atgatttcagaggcaAGAAACAATCTGGATCAACGTACTATAAG GCATCAGCCCGACGGGTCAGCATAGCAGCTATCCCCCGATCCGGTGGGGGAGGGGGACCCATGCATTTTGACACGCCCAATAAAGCACAGGACACCACAGAGACTGAGGCGGAGAGACTCACCCGCAGATCTCCCTG tcccatCCTGACAGAGCAGGCCGCAGCAGCCCCGGGTTCAGGCTACTCCTCCCAGCCTGCGTCTGCAGCCAGTGGGTCCCGGGGACTGTGGCTGTGGCTGGCCCTAGTAGTGGTCCTAGCAGGCCTCCTGGCCCTCCTAGCCAGCCTGGTGCTGCAGCCGGCCGTGGACGCAGCGCCCGTGGGGACAGGGGACTCCTGGGTGACCATCCAGCAGCTCCTGTGGCCCTACACAGGGCTGAGGCACAACGGACAGCCACCGGTTTAG